The genomic region ACTATACTTCCATCAACATCATCCCTGATATCAAAAGGATTCCCGGTGTCGGCCAGGCATTCCTGTTTGGGGGAGCCAAAGATTATTCCATGCGCGTTTGGCTGAACCCGGCACAGATGCAGACCTACCATGTCACACCTGCGGATATATCGGCAGCCATCCAGGATAAAAGCCTCGAAGCAGCCCCGGGAAGGTTTGGTGACAGAAGCAAGGAAGCATTCGAATATGTAATCAAGTACAAAGGAAAATTAAACAAAGCAGAAGATTACGAAAATATTGCCATTAGGGCCAATAACGACGGGTCCGTGCTCAGATTGAAAGATGTTGCCCGTGTGGAACTCGGATCCTATACCTATGCCACCAGAACCCGTTTGAATGGTAAGATCGGCGTTGGTATTGCCATCGTTCAGCTGGCCGGATCAAACTCCAACGACATCCAGATCGCTGTAAACAAACTCGTCGAAAAAGCTTCCAAATCATTCCCGGAAGGTATTAAGTATAACACCTTTTATAGTACAAAAAGAGCACTCGACGCTTCTATCGAACAGGTGGAACACACTTTGATTGAAGCATTTATACTCGTTTTTATTGTTGTGCTGCTCTTCCTGCAGGATTTCCGCTCTACGCTTATACCGGCCATTGCCGTCCCGGTTGCCATTGTGGGTACCTTCTTCTTTATGTATGTCTTCGGTTTTACAATCAACCTTTTGACGCTGTTCGCACTTGTGCTGGCCATTGGTATTGTCGTCGATGATGCCATTGTTGTTGTGGAGGCCGTGCACGCCAAGATGGAACACGAAAAGCTCCAGCCCAGAGAGGCAACCATAAAAGCCATGCATGAAATCACCGGTGCAATCATTTCGATTACCTTGGTTATGGCAGCCGTCTTTCTCCCAGTCGGGTTTATGGAAGGATCTACGGGATTGTTTTACAGACAGTTCGCTTTTACCATGGCCATTGCCATTGTCATCTCCGCAGTTAATGCCCTTACTTTGAGCCCGGCGCTTGCTGCCCTGTTTCTGAAAAATCCGCATGCACATCCCGGACAGCAAAAACAAAACTTCAAAACCAAATTCTTTGCCGGCTTCAATGCAGGTTTTGAAGGGCTGACAAACAAATACATGGGAATGCTGGGCTTTCTTCTCAAAAGAAAGTGGATCGCTTTGAGCGGACTGGCCGTAGTCATTATCAGCACCGTGTACATGCTACGTACCACACCAACAGGATTTATACCCACAGAAGACCAGAACTTTCTTGCCATTGCTATTTCAACACCCTCAGGAACATCGCTCAAACGAACAGAACAGGTCATGATTGAAGCAGAGAAGAAATTGAAAGCACTGGATGCTGCCGAATTCGTGGTTACGATTCCAGGTTACAGCCTGTTAACCTCCTCAGCAAGCCCATCTTCGGCCACTTCTTTTGTGCAGCTGAAACTTGCGGCCGACCGCGGAAAAGTTAAGGATATTAACCAGCTGCTGGGCGTTGTCCAGACTACACTGGCCGATGTCAAAGGAGGCAGTTTTTATGCTTTTACCTTCCCGACAGTGCCTGGATTCAGCAACATTGAGGCACTCGATGTCGTGCTGCAGGACAGATCCGGAGGACCGCTCGGTAAATTTTCTGCCATTACCAATGAATTCATCGGCGAACTTAATAAACAGGCACCCGTGGCGGCTGCTTTCACAACATTCAAGGCCGATTATCCACAATACCAGCT from Dyadobacter subterraneus harbors:
- a CDS encoding efflux RND transporter permease subunit — translated: MFKTFINKPVLATVVSILLVILGILGLFKLPLQQFPDIAPPQVMVTAVYPGANAETILRSVAPSLEEAINGVENITYMSSTASNDGTLAITVFFKLGTDPDQAAVNVQNRVSQATSQLPPEVVQQGIITAKQQNSLIMVVGVYTEDEKKYDETFVNNYTSINIIPDIKRIPGVGQAFLFGGAKDYSMRVWLNPAQMQTYHVTPADISAAIQDKSLEAAPGRFGDRSKEAFEYVIKYKGKLNKAEDYENIAIRANNDGSVLRLKDVARVELGSYTYATRTRLNGKIGVGIAIVQLAGSNSNDIQIAVNKLVEKASKSFPEGIKYNTFYSTKRALDASIEQVEHTLIEAFILVFIVVLLFLQDFRSTLIPAIAVPVAIVGTFFFMYVFGFTINLLTLFALVLAIGIVVDDAIVVVEAVHAKMEHEKLQPREATIKAMHEITGAIISITLVMAAVFLPVGFMEGSTGLFYRQFAFTMAIAIVISAVNALTLSPALAALFLKNPHAHPGQQKQNFKTKFFAGFNAGFEGLTNKYMGMLGFLLKRKWIALSGLAVVIISTVYMLRTTPTGFIPTEDQNFLAIAISTPSGTSLKRTEQVMIEAEKKLKALDAAEFVVTIPGYSLLTSSASPSSATSFVQLKLAADRGKVKDINQLLGVVQTTLADVKGGSFYAFTFPTVPGFSNIEALDVVLQDRSGGPLGKFSAITNEFIGELNKQAPVAAAFTTFKADYPQYQLEVDDDKADQLGVKVKDILQTMQAYFGTAQASDFNRFGKYYKVVLQADAADKAEPASLNSVYVKNQRGDMVPLNTLVTLKRVFGSETASRYNLFNSIQLNVIPKPGFSSGDAIEAIKNLAAKKLPSGITYEFSGQTREEISSGGQSVIVFMLCLVFVYFLLAAQYESYILPFSVILSIPTGIFGVFAVIGIKGIENNIYVQVALVMLIGLLAKNAILIVEFALQRRKAGKSLVEAAMEASRLRLRPIIMTSLAFVFGMFPMSIATGPSAQGNHSISFAAAGGMISGVVLGVIIIPVLFVVFQSIQEKFTSKNAANHVAVSEDENLTASQL